One genomic segment of Hevea brasiliensis isolate MT/VB/25A 57/8 chromosome 3, ASM3005281v1, whole genome shotgun sequence includes these proteins:
- the LOC110668178 gene encoding probable disease resistance protein At4g27220, whose amino-acid sequence MAGILLSVACMIAGYLIEYLVAPIGPMVVEYLLGPIASAITCIYYYKSNCQGLRKEIEKLMLVSERVKHMVDEAERNGEEIESDVQKWLKSVREIIEESNRFFEVEANAQRRIFCGLFPNFNSHYQLSKKAVEMVKIVDELQEDGRFDRVSYSVTPRWKGFAPVEGYKAFDSRMSTSRKIMAAFRNESITTIGVYGMGGVGKTTLLKELGRLALENKLFDDVVMATVTQNPDLKKIQGEIADKLGLRFDEESVAGRAGHLRERLKKEKKILVILDDIWARLDLEEVGIPYGNAHKGCKILLASRSLDVLSTEMDAQKTFAVGVLTDQEAWDLFKKMAGDSVEDPDLQSTAVEIAKECAGLPVAIVTVARALRNKNSFEWKNASRQLKRPNSRNIRGMQAVIYSTLELSYHQLESEELKSTFLLCGLMNYNASIQDLLKYGMGLGLLQDVYTTEEARDRVYTLVRNLKASCLLVDGTSTDGFSMHDVVRDVAMSIASRENHVFVVRDDVELVEWPDEDTLNKCTAISLQYCDIRELPDRLHCPKLKFFYMGCEDPSLKIPENFFKGLNALKVLHIAKVHFPALPSSLCFLGSLRTLCLHQCVLGDVAIVGELKKLAILSFAGSDITQLPREIRQLTRLKLLDLSNCMKLKVIPPNVISSLFQLEELHMANSFVGWEDPINTQRGNASIAELKQLPNLVYLDVHIPDAKVMPKDYLFERLTRYRIFIGDIWDWSGENETSRTLKLKLDTSIQQGRAVMLLKSAEDLYLDGLEGLRNVVCELDSEGFPRLKHLHVQNSNEIQYLIDSMEGDPCTAFPILESLVLHRLINLEMICHGQLTTMSFHKLRIVKVENCDRLKNLFSFSMVRDLVQLQEIKVADCKVMHEIVTKEGEEDINDKETSAEIQFLHLHSLELECLPKLTSFCSKVTEATVSPWRKKTPTEDLCSEETILQNELDTSTPLFSDKIEFSNLEFLNLIAIGSQRLWQDQTLRSTAGYPQVISSFQNLTLLRVKSCHNLSYLLSSSASVSLIKLKRLEVHKCTAIKDIFVTSGEAWMGTLSFPQLEFLSLKDLPHVTRFCWGNSAVFPSLNKLYIKHCPELKEFIFSPTTADITVEKELDGTCMGNNLHTAIKPLFSEKVSLPSLKVMKIAHLHSLKMLWSNQATENSFCKLKAVKVKHCGKLQAIFPSNAFRRSKSLESLTAIDCDSLENVFEVQDVKVEETHIVAAARLRSLYLSHLPKLRHVWSKDPGGVLTYTSLHTVSVSICPSLKSLFPASVAKDLLQLKQLEIDSCAVKEIVAKEEAVEMSCMVDELVAEEEGLEIAARFVFPHVTYLRLQALPELRSFYPGLHISEWPSLKKLEVNGCHKVEIVALDYHSFQEMLGAGHFEIPISHPLFLVEKDTFQNLEELSLDGNSVMMETWHSEFLAEFFFSQLRKLKLSRLKYLWKEDSCLGLIFQNLETLEISYCGLLKSLVPSSVSFKLLTALEVSNCDGLTNLIMPSTAASMMHLTRMCISECRMMTEIVNYETGEAEDEIVFSQLKSLELHYLPILTSFCAGYQSLIFPSLEKVIVNHCPQMQAFCKGVLDTPKLDRVYISEEEDKWHWEGNLDATIGQLAIVL is encoded by the exons ATGGCTGGTATCTTGCTTTCGGTAGCATGCATGATTGCGGGCTACTTGATCGAGTACTTAGTTGCTCCCATTGGACCTATGGTTGTTGAGTACTTGCTTGGTCCCATTGCAAGTGCGATTACTTGTATCTACTACTACAAGAGCAACTGTCAGGGCCTGAGGAAAGAAATTGAGAAGTTGATGCTTGTAAGTGAGAGGGTGAAACATATGGTTGATGAAGCTGAAAGAAATGGGGAAGAGATAGAATCTGATGTGCAGAAGTGGTTGAAGAGTGTGCGTGAAATCATTGAAGAATCAAACAGATTTTTCGAGGTTGAAGCAAATGCACAGAGGAGAATTTTTTGTGGGTTATTTCCTAATTTCAACTCCCACTACCAACTAAGCAAGAAGGCGGTGGAAATGGTGAAGATCGTCGATGAACTCCAGGAAGATGGTAGATTTGATAGAGTTTCCTACTCTGTCACGCCACGTTGGAAAGGTTTTGCGCCTGTTGAAGGTTATAAGGCCTTCGACTCTAGAATGTCAACTTCCAGGAAGATTATGGCAGCATTTAGAAATGAATCCATCACCACAATTGGAGTGTATGGAATGGGAGGTGTGGGGAAGACCACACTACTTAAAGAGCTTGGTAGGCTGGCTTTGGAAAACAAGTTATTTGATGATGTGGTTATGGCAACTGTTACTCAGAATCCAGACTTGAAAAAAATTCAAGGAGAAATTGCAGATAAGCTGGGCCTGAGATTCGATGAGGAGTCTGTCGCTGGAAGAGCAGGTCATCTGCGTGAGAGGTTAAAGAAGGAGAAGAAAATCCTTGTGATTCTAGATGATATTTGGGCAAGGCTTGATTTGGAGGAAGTTGGAATTCCTTATGGAAATGCTCATAAAGGATGCAAGATATTGCTGGCTTCAAGAAGTTTGGATGTGTTATCCACTGAAATGGATGCCCAAAAAACTTTTGCAGTTGGAGTATTAACAGATCAGGAAGCTTGGGATCTTTTCAAAAAGATGGCAGGCGATTCTGTTGAAGATCCTGACCTGCAATCTACAGCAGTTGAGATAGCTAAGGAATGTGCAGGTCTGCCAGTTGCAATTGTAACCGTTGCAAGAGCACTGCGTAATAAAAATTCATTTGAGTGGAAGAACGCCTCACGACAACTAAAAAGGCCCAACTCAAGAAACATAAGGGGAATGCAGGCAGTCATATATTCAACTCTAGAATTGAGTTACCATCAATTAGAAAGTGAGGAACTCAAGTCAACTTTCTTGCTTTGCGGTCTGATGAATTATAATGCTTCTATCCAGGATTTGCTGAAGTATGGCATGGGTTTGGGCTTACTACAAGATGTTTATACAACTGAAGAAGCGCGGGACAGAGTTTATACGCTGGTCCGCAATCTCAAGGCTTCATGTTTGTTGGTAGATGGTACTAGCACTGATGGTTTTAGTATGCATGATGTGGTTCGTGATGTTGCCATGTCAATTGCATCTAGGGAAAATCACGTATTTGTAGTGAGAGATGATGTTGAGTTGGTGGAATGGCCAGATGAGGATACATTGAACAAGTGCACTGCAATCTCTCTTCAGTATTGCGATATTAGAGAGCTACCTGATCGGTTGCACTGCCCCAAGCTTAAGTTCTTTTATATGGGATGTGAGGATCCTTCTCTGAAAATTCCAGAAAATTTTTTCAAGGGATTGAATGCACTCAAAGTCTTACACATTGCAAAAGTGCATTTTCCTGCCCTGCCTTCATCACTTTGTTTTCTGGGAAGCCTCCGAACTTTATGTCTTCATCAATGTGTGCTGGGAGATGTAGCGATAGTTGGAGAGCTGAAGAAATTAGCCATTCTTAGCTTTGCTGGATCTGATATTACACAGTTGCCAAGGGAGATCAGGCAACTGACTCGGCTAAAGTTGTTGGATTTGAGCAATTGTATGAAACTCAAAGTCATACCGCCCAATGTCATTTCAAGCTTGTTCCAATTAGAAGAGTTACATATGGCAAATAGCTTTGTTGGATGGGAGGATCCAATCAACACTCAAAGGGGTAATGCTAGCATTGCTGAGTTGAAGCAACTGCCTAACTTGGTCTATTTAGATGTACACATTCCGGATGCCAAGGTTATGCCAAAAGACTACCTCTTTGAAAGGTTGACAAGATACAGAATATTTATTGGTGATATCTGGGATTGGTCTGGTGAGAATGAAACATCAAGAACCTTGAAGCTCAAACTTGATACAAGCATTCAGCAGGGGCGAGCTGTCATGCTGTTGAAGAGCGCTGAAGATCTATATTTGGATGGACTGGAGGGGCTGAGGAATGTAGTTTGCGAATTAGACAGTGAAGGTTTTCCACGTTTGAAGCATCTTCATGTTCAAAACAGCAATGAGATTCAATATCTCATTGATTCAATGGAGGGGGATCCTTGCACTGCTTTTCCTATCCTAGAGTCATTGGTTCTTCACAGATTGATTAACTTAGAGATGATATGCCATGGCCAGCTAACAACAATGTCTTTCCATAAGTTAAGAATTGTGAAGGTAGAAAACTGTGACAGGTTGAAGAACCTATTTTCATTTTCCATGGTTAGAGACCTTGTGCAACTTCAAGAAATCAAAGTAGCTGATTGCAAGGTCATGCATGAGATTGTAACTAAGGAGGGAGAGGAGGATATCAATGACAAGGAAACTAGTGCTGAGATTCAGTTTTTGCATTTACACTCCTTGGAACTAGAATGTCTACCCAAGCTCACGAGTTTCTGCTCCAAAGTGACAGAGGCAACCGTGTCTCCATGGAGGAAGAAGACACCAACAGAAGACCTGTGTTCTGAAGAAACAATTTTGCAGAATGAGCTAGATACTTCCACACCACTTTTCAGTGACAAG ATTGAGTTCTCCAACTTGGAGTTTTtgaatctcattgcaattggctctCAACGGTTATGGCAAGATCAAACTCTGAGAAGTACTGCTGGATACCCACAAGTAATATCCAGCTTCCAAAACCTAACATTGTTGCGTGTGAAGAGCTGTCATAATTTGAGTTATCTGTTATCATCCTCTGCTTCAGTAAGTCTTATCAAACTCAAACGTCTTGAGGTTCACAAATGCACTGCTATCAAAGACATATTTGTTACATCGGGGGAGGCATGGATGGGGACATTGTCATTCCCTCAACTtgaattcttgagcctaaaagatCTTCCCCATGTCACAAGATTCTGTTGGGGAAATTCTGCTGTATTTCCATCCTTGAACAAATTGTACATAAAACATTGCCCGGAATTGAAGGAATTCATTTTCAGCCCTACAACTGCTGACATAACAGTTGAAAAGGAACTAGATGGAACGTGCATGGGGAATAACCTCCACACTGCTATAAAGCCTCTCTTCAGTGAAAAG GTTTCACTTCCATCCttgaaagtaatgaaaatcgcccaCTTGCATAGCTTGAAGATGCTTTGGAGCAACCAAGCCACTGAAAATTCTTTTTGCAAATTAAAGGCCGTGAAAGTTAAGCACTGTGGGAAACTACAGGCTATTTTCCCTTCTAATGCATTTAGAAGATCAAAAAGTCTTGAGTCACTGACAGCAATTGATTGTGATTCCCTAGAAAATGTATTTGAAGTGCAAGACGTGAAAGTTGAGGAAACACATATTGTGGCAGCTGCTCGGTTAAGAAGCTTATATTTATCTCATCTGCCAAAACTGAGACATGTTTGGAGTAAGGATCCTGGGGGAGTTCTTACATATACAAGTCTACACACGGTAAGTGTTTCCATTTGCCCAAGCCTGAAAAGTCTTTTTCCTGCCTCTGTTGCCAAAGATCTTCTTCAACTCAAGCAGCTGGAGATAGACTCGTGCGCTGTAAAGGAAATTGTTGCTAAGGAAGAAGCAGTGGAAATGTCATGCATGGTGGATGAATTGGTTGCTGAGGAAGAAGGACTAGAAATAGCAGCTAGGTTCGTGTTTCCTCATGTAACCTACTTGCGACTTCAAGCTTTACCGGAACTCAGGAGTTTCTATCCTGGGCTACATATTTCAGAATGGCCATCGTTGAAAAAATTGGAAGTGAAtggatgtcataaagtggaaatAGTCGCTTTGGATTATCATAGCTTCCAAGAAATGCTTGGGGCAGGCCACTTTGAAATACCAATTTCACATCCTCTATTCTTGGTTGAAAAG gatacATTCCAGAACTTAGAGGAACTGAGCTTGGATGGTAACAGTGTAATGATGGAGACATGGCATAGCGAGTTTCTAGCAGAGTTCTTTTTCTCACAgttaagaaaattgaagctgtctaGGCTGAAATATCTATGGAAAGAAGACTCTTGCCTAGGCCTAATTTTTCAAAATCTGGAAACTTTAGAAATATCATATTGTGGCCTCTTGAAATCTTTAGtaccatcctcggtttcattcaAACTTTTGACTGCTCTGGAAGTATCAAATTGTGATGGATTGACAAATTTGATCATGCCCTCAACAGCTGCAAGTATGATGCACCTTACAAGAATGTGTATAAGTGAATGCAGAATGATGACAGAAATTGTCAATTATGAGACAGGCGAGGCAGAAGATGAGATTGTTTTCAGTCAGCTCAAGTCTTTGGAACTTCATTATTTGCCAATCCTTACAAGCTTTTGTGCAGGATACCAGTCCTTGATTTTCCCGTCGCTGGAAAAAGTAATTGTAAACCATTGCCCCCAGATGCAAGCTTTCTGCAAGGGAGTCCTTGATACACCAAAGCTAGATAGAGTCTATATATCAGAAGAAGAAGATAAGTGGCACTGGGAGGGCAACCTAGATGCCACCATAGGACAATTGGCCATTGTTTTG TAA
- the LOC110668154 gene encoding protein PHR1-LIKE 1 isoform X4, whose amino-acid sequence MSSSFSVLPTSLEDKYSKLSDSFQVVSERELTRNPIIQQASPLGPNSGTIGHLFSSSLRYPNELNASLVSPRGGQSQNSPFISQSSRNQGTLPVAPTQSAHSEVQSTALISHSEENKDMSWSMDQLHDLLYFPENVTVENGEVESNIGVITAEDLSKRTDWHEWADQLISVDDDLDPNWSELLNDANPTDVKQKVLKSSSEISVQRQIHQHQHANNGEPYSVSNPICTAPSTKPRMRWTPELHEAFVEAVNKLGGATPKGVLKLINVEGLTIYHVKSHLQKYRTARYKPESSEEKKLSSIDEMKSLDMKTSMGITEALQLQMEVQKRLHEQLEIQRNLQLRIEEQGRYLQMMFEKQRKMEDEKSKASSSSMDDPSLPQSNAVQPSSNNKMEVLEPDHAKIAVDRSDGGVALEESSLSVGRKHKALENRTDNNLDPKDDESSPASTKRPKADETAL is encoded by the exons ATGTCTTCATCTTTTTCAGTTCTTCCTACTTCTCTTGAAGATAAGTACTCCAAGTTGTCTGATTCTTTTCAGGTTGTTTCAGAACGGGAACTGACAAGAAACCCTATAATCCAACAGGCATCTCCATTGGGTCCAAATAGTGGGACCATTGGACACTTGTTTTCTTCATCTTTGAGATATCCGAATGAATTAAATGCTTCTTTGGTTTCACCACGAGGTGGGCAGTCTCAAAATTCTCCATTCATTTCTCAGTCATCAAGGAATCAGGGAACCTTGCCAGTAGCACCAACCCAGTCTGCCCATTCTGAAGTGCAATCCACAGCACTGATTAGTCACTCTGAAGAAAATAAGGATATGTCCTGGTCTATGGATCAACTTCATGACTTGCTTTATTTTCCTGAAAATGTAACTGTTGAGAATGGTGAAGTGGAAAGCAATATTGGTGTCATTACAGCGGAGGATCTTTCTAAGAGAACAGATTGGCACGAGTGGGCAGATCAGTTGATCTCTGTTGATGATGATCTGGACCCAAATTGGAGTGAACTTCTTAATGATGCTAATCCAACAGATGTCAAACAAAAG GTGCTGAAATCATCTTCTGAAATCTCAGTGCAACGCCAAATTCATCAGCATCAACATGCAAATAATGGAGAACCATATTCTGTTTCTAACCCAATTTGTACTGCACCCTCAACAAAGCCCCGAATGCGCTGGACACCAGAACTTCATGAGGCTTTTGTAGAAGCTGTCAATAAGCTTGGTG GAGCAACTCCAAAGGGTGTTTTAAAGCTCATCAATGTTGAAGGCTTGACCATTTACCATGTTAAAAGCCACCTGCAG aAGTACAGAACGGCCAGATATAAACCAGAATCATCTGAAG AGAAGAAGTTGAGTTCCATTGACGAAATGAAATCTTTAGACATGAAAAC GAGCATGGGTATCACTGAAGCATTGCAATTGCAAATGGAGGTTCAGAAGCGACTCCATGAACAGCTTGAG ATTCAGAGGAATTTACAGttgagaattgaggaacaaggaaGGTATCTACAAATGATGTTTGAGAAACAAAGAAAGATGGAGGATGAGAAGTCGAAGGCTTCTTCCTCCTCCATGGATGACCCTTCACTTCCACAGTCAAATGCAGTGCAGCCATCCAGTAATAATAAAATGGAAGTCTTAGAGCCAGATCATGCCAAAATTGCGGTTGATAGAAGCGATGGTGGTGTTGCACTGGAAGAAAGCTCCCTAAGTGTAGGCAGAAAGCACAAGGCTCTAGAAAACAGAACTGACAATAATCTTGACCCAAAAGATGATGAATCTAGTCCCGCATCAACAAAGCGACCTAAAGCAGATGAAACTGCATTATAA
- the LOC110668154 gene encoding protein PHR1-LIKE 1 isoform X2: MSSSFSVLPTSLEDKYSKLSDSFQVVSERELTRNPIIQQASPLGPNSGTIGHLFSSSLRYPNELNASLVSPRGGQSQNSPFISQSSRNQGTLPVAPTQSAHSEVQSTALISHSEENKDMSWSMDQLHDLLYFPENVTVENGEVESNIGVITAEDLSKRTDWHEWADQLISVDDDLDPNWSELLNDANPTDVKQKVLKSSSEISVQRQIHQHQHANNGEPYSVSNPICTAPSTKPRMRWTPELHEAFVEAVNKLGGATPKGVLKLINVEGLTIYHVKSHLQKYRTARYKPESSEGTSEKKLSSIDEMKSLDMKTSMGITEALQLQMEVQKRLHEQLEIQRNLQLRIEEQGRYLQMMFEKQRKMEDEKSKASSSSMDDPSLPQSNAVQPSSNNKMEVLEPDHAKIAVDRSDGGVALEESSLSVGRKHKALENRTDNNLDPKDDESSPASTKRPKADETAL, from the exons ATGTCTTCATCTTTTTCAGTTCTTCCTACTTCTCTTGAAGATAAGTACTCCAAGTTGTCTGATTCTTTTCAGGTTGTTTCAGAACGGGAACTGACAAGAAACCCTATAATCCAACAGGCATCTCCATTGGGTCCAAATAGTGGGACCATTGGACACTTGTTTTCTTCATCTTTGAGATATCCGAATGAATTAAATGCTTCTTTGGTTTCACCACGAGGTGGGCAGTCTCAAAATTCTCCATTCATTTCTCAGTCATCAAGGAATCAGGGAACCTTGCCAGTAGCACCAACCCAGTCTGCCCATTCTGAAGTGCAATCCACAGCACTGATTAGTCACTCTGAAGAAAATAAGGATATGTCCTGGTCTATGGATCAACTTCATGACTTGCTTTATTTTCCTGAAAATGTAACTGTTGAGAATGGTGAAGTGGAAAGCAATATTGGTGTCATTACAGCGGAGGATCTTTCTAAGAGAACAGATTGGCACGAGTGGGCAGATCAGTTGATCTCTGTTGATGATGATCTGGACCCAAATTGGAGTGAACTTCTTAATGATGCTAATCCAACAGATGTCAAACAAAAG GTGCTGAAATCATCTTCTGAAATCTCAGTGCAACGCCAAATTCATCAGCATCAACATGCAAATAATGGAGAACCATATTCTGTTTCTAACCCAATTTGTACTGCACCCTCAACAAAGCCCCGAATGCGCTGGACACCAGAACTTCATGAGGCTTTTGTAGAAGCTGTCAATAAGCTTGGTG GAGCAACTCCAAAGGGTGTTTTAAAGCTCATCAATGTTGAAGGCTTGACCATTTACCATGTTAAAAGCCACCTGCAG aAGTACAGAACGGCCAGATATAAACCAGAATCATCTGAAG GAACTTCAGAGAAGAAGTTGAGTTCCATTGACGAAATGAAATCTTTAGACATGAAAAC GAGCATGGGTATCACTGAAGCATTGCAATTGCAAATGGAGGTTCAGAAGCGACTCCATGAACAGCTTGAG ATTCAGAGGAATTTACAGttgagaattgaggaacaaggaaGGTATCTACAAATGATGTTTGAGAAACAAAGAAAGATGGAGGATGAGAAGTCGAAGGCTTCTTCCTCCTCCATGGATGACCCTTCACTTCCACAGTCAAATGCAGTGCAGCCATCCAGTAATAATAAAATGGAAGTCTTAGAGCCAGATCATGCCAAAATTGCGGTTGATAGAAGCGATGGTGGTGTTGCACTGGAAGAAAGCTCCCTAAGTGTAGGCAGAAAGCACAAGGCTCTAGAAAACAGAACTGACAATAATCTTGACCCAAAAGATGATGAATCTAGTCCCGCATCAACAAAGCGACCTAAAGCAGATGAAACTGCATTATAA
- the LOC110668154 gene encoding protein PHR1-LIKE 1 isoform X1, translating into MSSSFSVLPTSLEDKYSKLSDSFQVVSERELTRNPIIQQASPLGPNSGTIGHLFSSSLRYPNELNASLVSPRGGQSQNSPFISQSSRNQGTLPVAPTQSAHSEVQSTALISHSEENKDMSWSMDQLHDLLYFPENVTVENGEVESNIGVITAEDLSKRTDWHEWADQLISVDDDLDPNWSELLNDANPTDVKQKVLKSSSEISVQRQIHQHQHANNGEPYSVSNPICTAPSTKPRMRWTPELHEAFVEAVNKLGGSERATPKGVLKLINVEGLTIYHVKSHLQKYRTARYKPESSEGTSEKKLSSIDEMKSLDMKTSMGITEALQLQMEVQKRLHEQLEIQRNLQLRIEEQGRYLQMMFEKQRKMEDEKSKASSSSMDDPSLPQSNAVQPSSNNKMEVLEPDHAKIAVDRSDGGVALEESSLSVGRKHKALENRTDNNLDPKDDESSPASTKRPKADETAL; encoded by the exons ATGTCTTCATCTTTTTCAGTTCTTCCTACTTCTCTTGAAGATAAGTACTCCAAGTTGTCTGATTCTTTTCAGGTTGTTTCAGAACGGGAACTGACAAGAAACCCTATAATCCAACAGGCATCTCCATTGGGTCCAAATAGTGGGACCATTGGACACTTGTTTTCTTCATCTTTGAGATATCCGAATGAATTAAATGCTTCTTTGGTTTCACCACGAGGTGGGCAGTCTCAAAATTCTCCATTCATTTCTCAGTCATCAAGGAATCAGGGAACCTTGCCAGTAGCACCAACCCAGTCTGCCCATTCTGAAGTGCAATCCACAGCACTGATTAGTCACTCTGAAGAAAATAAGGATATGTCCTGGTCTATGGATCAACTTCATGACTTGCTTTATTTTCCTGAAAATGTAACTGTTGAGAATGGTGAAGTGGAAAGCAATATTGGTGTCATTACAGCGGAGGATCTTTCTAAGAGAACAGATTGGCACGAGTGGGCAGATCAGTTGATCTCTGTTGATGATGATCTGGACCCAAATTGGAGTGAACTTCTTAATGATGCTAATCCAACAGATGTCAAACAAAAG GTGCTGAAATCATCTTCTGAAATCTCAGTGCAACGCCAAATTCATCAGCATCAACATGCAAATAATGGAGAACCATATTCTGTTTCTAACCCAATTTGTACTGCACCCTCAACAAAGCCCCGAATGCGCTGGACACCAGAACTTCATGAGGCTTTTGTAGAAGCTGTCAATAAGCTTGGTGGTAGTGAAA GAGCAACTCCAAAGGGTGTTTTAAAGCTCATCAATGTTGAAGGCTTGACCATTTACCATGTTAAAAGCCACCTGCAG aAGTACAGAACGGCCAGATATAAACCAGAATCATCTGAAG GAACTTCAGAGAAGAAGTTGAGTTCCATTGACGAAATGAAATCTTTAGACATGAAAAC GAGCATGGGTATCACTGAAGCATTGCAATTGCAAATGGAGGTTCAGAAGCGACTCCATGAACAGCTTGAG ATTCAGAGGAATTTACAGttgagaattgaggaacaaggaaGGTATCTACAAATGATGTTTGAGAAACAAAGAAAGATGGAGGATGAGAAGTCGAAGGCTTCTTCCTCCTCCATGGATGACCCTTCACTTCCACAGTCAAATGCAGTGCAGCCATCCAGTAATAATAAAATGGAAGTCTTAGAGCCAGATCATGCCAAAATTGCGGTTGATAGAAGCGATGGTGGTGTTGCACTGGAAGAAAGCTCCCTAAGTGTAGGCAGAAAGCACAAGGCTCTAGAAAACAGAACTGACAATAATCTTGACCCAAAAGATGATGAATCTAGTCCCGCATCAACAAAGCGACCTAAAGCAGATGAAACTGCATTATAA
- the LOC110668154 gene encoding protein PHR1-LIKE 1 isoform X3 — MSSSFSVLPTSLEDKYSKLSDSFQVVSERELTRNPIIQQASPLGPNSGTIGHLFSSSLRYPNELNASLVSPRGGQSQNSPFISQSSRNQGTLPVAPTQSAHSEVQSTALISHSEENKDMSWSMDQLHDLLYFPENVTVENGEVESNIGVITAEDLSKRTDWHEWADQLISVDDDLDPNWSELLNDANPTDVKQKVLKSSSEISVQRQIHQHQHANNGEPYSVSNPICTAPSTKPRMRWTPELHEAFVEAVNKLGGSERATPKGVLKLINVEGLTIYHVKSHLQKYRTARYKPESSEEKKLSSIDEMKSLDMKTSMGITEALQLQMEVQKRLHEQLEIQRNLQLRIEEQGRYLQMMFEKQRKMEDEKSKASSSSMDDPSLPQSNAVQPSSNNKMEVLEPDHAKIAVDRSDGGVALEESSLSVGRKHKALENRTDNNLDPKDDESSPASTKRPKADETAL; from the exons ATGTCTTCATCTTTTTCAGTTCTTCCTACTTCTCTTGAAGATAAGTACTCCAAGTTGTCTGATTCTTTTCAGGTTGTTTCAGAACGGGAACTGACAAGAAACCCTATAATCCAACAGGCATCTCCATTGGGTCCAAATAGTGGGACCATTGGACACTTGTTTTCTTCATCTTTGAGATATCCGAATGAATTAAATGCTTCTTTGGTTTCACCACGAGGTGGGCAGTCTCAAAATTCTCCATTCATTTCTCAGTCATCAAGGAATCAGGGAACCTTGCCAGTAGCACCAACCCAGTCTGCCCATTCTGAAGTGCAATCCACAGCACTGATTAGTCACTCTGAAGAAAATAAGGATATGTCCTGGTCTATGGATCAACTTCATGACTTGCTTTATTTTCCTGAAAATGTAACTGTTGAGAATGGTGAAGTGGAAAGCAATATTGGTGTCATTACAGCGGAGGATCTTTCTAAGAGAACAGATTGGCACGAGTGGGCAGATCAGTTGATCTCTGTTGATGATGATCTGGACCCAAATTGGAGTGAACTTCTTAATGATGCTAATCCAACAGATGTCAAACAAAAG GTGCTGAAATCATCTTCTGAAATCTCAGTGCAACGCCAAATTCATCAGCATCAACATGCAAATAATGGAGAACCATATTCTGTTTCTAACCCAATTTGTACTGCACCCTCAACAAAGCCCCGAATGCGCTGGACACCAGAACTTCATGAGGCTTTTGTAGAAGCTGTCAATAAGCTTGGTGGTAGTGAAA GAGCAACTCCAAAGGGTGTTTTAAAGCTCATCAATGTTGAAGGCTTGACCATTTACCATGTTAAAAGCCACCTGCAG aAGTACAGAACGGCCAGATATAAACCAGAATCATCTGAAG AGAAGAAGTTGAGTTCCATTGACGAAATGAAATCTTTAGACATGAAAAC GAGCATGGGTATCACTGAAGCATTGCAATTGCAAATGGAGGTTCAGAAGCGACTCCATGAACAGCTTGAG ATTCAGAGGAATTTACAGttgagaattgaggaacaaggaaGGTATCTACAAATGATGTTTGAGAAACAAAGAAAGATGGAGGATGAGAAGTCGAAGGCTTCTTCCTCCTCCATGGATGACCCTTCACTTCCACAGTCAAATGCAGTGCAGCCATCCAGTAATAATAAAATGGAAGTCTTAGAGCCAGATCATGCCAAAATTGCGGTTGATAGAAGCGATGGTGGTGTTGCACTGGAAGAAAGCTCCCTAAGTGTAGGCAGAAAGCACAAGGCTCTAGAAAACAGAACTGACAATAATCTTGACCCAAAAGATGATGAATCTAGTCCCGCATCAACAAAGCGACCTAAAGCAGATGAAACTGCATTATAA